A genomic stretch from Aerococcaceae bacterium zg-1292 includes:
- the cas3 gene encoding CRISPR-associated helicase Cas3' has protein sequence MHTISSTFWAKKREENGLYQWLSLGQHLEDTRKVAIYLWHNWLSGGQKLLVIESLEIPDEDTALNLVQFIAAVHDIGKALPNFQTKVGFNTSSDLDQLLIEKVMALGFDHLSSERFICSSHTPHALAGQVILQQAGVNEQIASIIGGHHGKPIDDDFQIESQYAYKKNYYQTENKNSPVYLLWQQEQRKILERALEVSGFSSPEDVPTISQPSQVILSGLLIMADWIASNDEFFPLLNVDEDIEKINQEERISTGITKWGQVQSITFRDQSDIDYLYMDRFSFSPRSFQDKFSKVIDSTENAGIFILEAPMGLGKTEAALIGAEQLAYKKGRGGIFFGLPTQATANGIFPRIKNWIERIHEEYGEKISVQLSHGKANLNEEYNQLLRSSLTYGNEDTGVLVNQWFIGKKKKILDDIVVGTVDQFLLIGLKQKHLALRHLAFSKKVVIIDEVHAYDAYTSQYLNEALTWMGAYDVPIIMLSATLPAKRREEFVIAYLKGKDIKKSEIELPLEGLSINDYPLITYNEGNEIKQFKDFDKMKETEVKIAPFNESDLEELLKDLMTKEGVIGIVCNTVLKAQNIAKVCSAIFGDGQVELLHSSFIASERAKKELDLLNMIGKGAKRPKQKIIVGTQVIEQSLDIDFDVMISELAPMDLLIQRIGRLHRHNIDRPKAFKLPILYVMGMSESFEFDEGSKSIYGDYLLLMTQYYLPATMKLPTDISDLVQKVYSDEHSYLEKDIEQSVNRFKASYDEKIKSKTERAKSYKLSDPVYQGGVRYKTSLIGWLKHMSSADTEEHGYAQVRDSQETIEVIAVRKMKGGYGLFGQDRLISDKVTDPQMAQELLKNSLRLPGVLTRFEKNINQIIQDLEVFNKKYLSDWQEQVWLKGSLGIIFDENNNFELNNCILHYDEKFGLSYERKDSIGKI, from the coding sequence ATTCATACAATTAGTTCTACTTTTTGGGCAAAGAAGAGAGAAGAGAATGGACTGTATCAATGGCTTTCGCTAGGGCAACATTTAGAAGATACCAGAAAAGTAGCCATTTATCTGTGGCATAATTGGCTATCGGGTGGACAGAAATTATTAGTCATTGAGTCATTGGAGATTCCAGATGAAGATACTGCATTGAATTTAGTTCAATTTATTGCTGCTGTCCATGATATCGGTAAAGCGCTTCCTAATTTTCAAACGAAAGTAGGTTTCAATACTTCATCAGATTTAGATCAGTTACTCATTGAAAAAGTAATGGCACTTGGTTTTGATCATTTATCTTCAGAGAGATTTATATGTTCAAGTCATACACCACACGCTTTAGCAGGTCAAGTGATTTTGCAGCAAGCAGGGGTAAATGAACAAATCGCATCGATCATAGGAGGACATCATGGAAAACCAATAGATGATGATTTTCAAATTGAATCGCAGTACGCTTATAAGAAAAATTACTATCAGACTGAGAATAAAAATAGTCCTGTGTATCTTTTATGGCAACAAGAACAACGGAAAATATTAGAACGTGCGTTAGAAGTTTCAGGATTTTCATCACCGGAAGATGTGCCGACTATTTCTCAACCAAGCCAAGTGATTTTATCGGGTTTGTTAATAATGGCTGATTGGATTGCAAGTAATGACGAATTTTTCCCGTTGCTAAATGTGGATGAAGATATCGAGAAGATTAATCAAGAGGAAAGGATTTCTACTGGGATAACTAAATGGGGTCAAGTGCAATCAATTACTTTTAGGGACCAAAGTGATATTGATTATTTGTATATGGATCGTTTTTCATTTTCTCCTAGATCTTTTCAAGATAAGTTTTCAAAGGTGATTGATTCGACAGAAAATGCTGGCATTTTTATTTTAGAAGCTCCCATGGGACTAGGAAAGACAGAAGCAGCTTTAATAGGAGCAGAACAATTAGCATATAAAAAAGGCCGGGGTGGGATTTTCTTTGGTTTGCCAACACAAGCAACCGCTAATGGGATTTTTCCGAGGATAAAAAATTGGATTGAGCGTATACACGAGGAGTATGGTGAAAAAATATCAGTACAATTAAGTCACGGCAAAGCAAATTTGAATGAAGAATATAATCAATTACTCAGGTCATCGTTAACTTACGGGAACGAGGATACAGGTGTATTGGTTAATCAATGGTTTATTGGTAAAAAGAAAAAAATTCTGGATGATATTGTGGTTGGAACGGTGGATCAATTTTTATTAATTGGACTTAAGCAAAAACACTTAGCTTTAAGACATTTAGCGTTCAGTAAAAAAGTGGTGATAATCGATGAAGTTCATGCGTATGATGCCTACACAAGTCAGTATCTAAATGAGGCGTTAACATGGATGGGTGCTTATGATGTTCCGATTATAATGTTATCAGCAACGTTACCAGCTAAAAGAAGAGAAGAGTTTGTGATAGCATATCTAAAAGGCAAAGATATCAAGAAAAGTGAAATTGAATTACCGTTGGAAGGACTATCTATAAATGATTATCCTTTAATTACTTATAATGAAGGTAATGAAATTAAGCAATTCAAGGATTTTGATAAAATGAAAGAAACTGAGGTGAAAATTGCACCATTTAATGAAAGCGATTTAGAAGAATTGTTAAAGGACTTGATGACTAAGGAAGGTGTCATAGGTATTGTATGTAATACGGTATTAAAAGCCCAGAATATTGCAAAGGTGTGTAGTGCGATATTTGGAGATGGTCAAGTTGAATTACTTCATTCCAGTTTTATAGCATCAGAAAGAGCAAAAAAAGAGTTGGATTTATTAAATATGATTGGGAAAGGAGCTAAACGTCCCAAACAAAAAATTATTGTAGGAACTCAAGTGATTGAGCAGTCATTGGATATTGATTTTGATGTAATGATTAGCGAATTAGCACCAATGGATTTATTAATACAGCGGATAGGAAGATTACATCGGCATAATATTGATAGACCTAAGGCTTTTAAACTTCCGATTCTATATGTTATGGGGATGTCTGAGTCGTTTGAATTTGATGAAGGTTCAAAGAGTATATACGGAGATTATCTTCTGCTAATGACGCAGTATTATTTACCAGCTACTATGAAGCTTCCGACTGACATTTCAGATTTGGTTCAAAAAGTTTATTCGGATGAGCACTCGTATCTAGAAAAGGATATTGAACAATCTGTCAATCGGTTTAAGGCGAGTTATGATGAGAAAATTAAAAGTAAAACTGAAAGAGCTAAATCATATAAACTGAGCGATCCTGTCTATCAAGGTGGCGTTAGATATAAGACCAGCTTAATCGGATGGTTAAAACATATGAGTTCAGCTGACACTGAAGAACATGGTTATGCTCAGGTAAGAGATAGTCAAGAAACCATTGAGGTTATCGCTGTAAGGAAAATGAAAGGAGGTTATGGATTATTTGGTCAGGATAGGCTTATATCGGATAAAGTAACGGATCCTCAGATGGCTCAAGAATTGTTGAAAAACAGTTTGAGATTACCAGGAGTTTTAACTCGCTTTGAAAAAAATATTAATCAAATAATACAAGACTTAGAAGTATTTAACAAGAAATATTTGTCTGATTGGCAAGAACAAGTTTGGTTGAAAGGGAGTTTAGGAATTATTTTTGATGAGAATAACAATTTTGAACTGAATAATTGTATCCTTCATTATGATGAAAAATTTGGTTTGAGTTATGAAAGGAAAGATTCAATTGGGAAGATTTAA
- a CDS encoding transposase, which translates to MSVQSVGTTYFLSQRAEVLGVTKLLASIFPDCYQSMLQIAFYMLNRGNVLLYMDDYFEMVESPSHDTVSQRHLNRIYEQITYEKRWEFFKQWKSLIVKEDEYVAYDVTSISTHAKDVSFAERGYNRDHELLPQINVGLFFAHSATLSVGYDIYNGSITDQTYLPTMLVVAKELGIKPLLFVMDKGFLNANNLNEMVEEVPFLMSVPPGQTIYKDKFLQAEPTIRDYDHYIEDNGVYGIKDGITIDGNDYSLHVYLDYEKVTIDERVIYQRIREKEQSLEKALKRQRRVPKSEFFEIEMEKEKVISYKKDKEGIQKALKCAGMFGLISNKTDITPENALKIYRRRNAIEAHYNSMKNFLEFDRLHTHKDQSTQGKFFIEFIAQILQADMIRVMNRLDKKPIQTIRGMLLELEKITRVKQGNTVRLMKPLTKKQKDILSIFDIEPKEFEVRIKKSSPSV; encoded by the coding sequence ATGTCTGTCCAATCTGTTGGAACGACTTATTTCCTTTCGCAACGTGCCGAAGTATTAGGTGTTACCAAACTACTAGCGTCCATTTTCCCTGATTGTTACCAATCAATGTTACAAATTGCCTTCTACATGTTAAATCGTGGGAATGTCTTACTCTATATGGATGATTACTTTGAAATGGTTGAATCACCTTCTCACGATACGGTTAGTCAACGTCATCTTAATCGGATTTACGAACAGATCACGTATGAAAAACGGTGGGAGTTCTTCAAACAATGGAAATCACTCATTGTGAAGGAAGATGAGTATGTTGCTTATGATGTTACCAGCATCTCTACTCATGCAAAGGACGTTTCATTTGCAGAAAGAGGCTATAATCGTGATCATGAATTATTACCACAAATTAATGTTGGTCTGTTCTTTGCTCATAGTGCAACGTTATCTGTTGGTTACGATATTTATAATGGGAGTATTACGGATCAAACTTATTTACCGACGATGTTAGTCGTTGCCAAGGAATTAGGCATTAAACCGTTGTTATTCGTTATGGATAAAGGTTTTTTAAATGCAAATAATCTGAATGAAATGGTTGAAGAAGTTCCTTTCTTAATGTCTGTTCCTCCAGGTCAAACCATCTATAAGGATAAATTTCTACAAGCGGAACCGACGATTCGAGATTATGACCATTATATTGAAGATAATGGCGTTTATGGAATTAAGGATGGCATAACGATTGATGGAAATGACTATTCACTTCATGTTTATTTAGATTACGAAAAAGTTACCATTGATGAGCGTGTCATCTATCAGCGGATACGCGAAAAAGAACAATCACTGGAGAAAGCGTTAAAGAGACAACGTCGGGTACCCAAGAGCGAATTCTTCGAAATAGAAATGGAAAAAGAGAAAGTGATAAGTTACAAGAAAGATAAAGAGGGTATACAGAAAGCATTGAAATGCGCAGGAATGTTTGGGTTAATTTCAAATAAAACAGATATTACACCAGAAAATGCTTTAAAAATCTATCGTAGACGCAATGCGATTGAAGCGCATTATAATAGTATGAAGAATTTTCTTGAATTTGATCGATTACACACACATAAGGACCAATCAACGCAAGGGAAATTTTTCATTGAATTTATCGCGCAAATATTACAGGCAGATATGATACGAGTGATGAATCGCTTAGATAAGAAACCTATTCAAACGATTAGAGGTATGTTGTTAGAGTTAGAGAAAATAACTCGAGTCAAACAAGGAAACACGGTACGTTTAATGAAACCTTTGACAAAGAAACAAAAAGATATCCTATCTATTTTTGATATTGAACCAAAAGAGTTTGAAGTTCGTATTAAAAAAAGCTCCCCTAGTGTATAA
- the cas2e gene encoding type I-E CRISPR-associated endoribonuclease Cas2, whose protein sequence is MPLTVITMKNAIPSLRGDISKWMQEIATGVYVGNFNSKIREEIWERVKQSIGSGEATLSYACRNEIGYNFETHNTERKLIDMEGIPLVFFPKENGSEEAYKDRINYSNAAKFHKARKFKQASISKTEKEYVVIDIETDGLNYRNNNIIEIGAIKVKGEQLYYFQRFIKTETKIPDNIKALTGITTEMLNNDGVEISVAVDELLTFIGKHTLVGYNIGFDISFINKYLKQNKKSPLDNHYLDLKSMIKKENPFLESYSLQNVLNKYGFDETVPHRALEDAKLINRFIQKLNGFLKYIK, encoded by the coding sequence ATGCCATTAACAGTTATTACAATGAAAAATGCAATCCCCTCGTTAAGAGGGGATATATCTAAATGGATGCAAGAAATAGCAACTGGAGTATATGTTGGTAATTTTAATTCGAAGATACGAGAGGAAATTTGGGAGCGTGTAAAACAAAGTATTGGTAGTGGCGAAGCAACATTAAGTTATGCTTGTCGAAATGAAATAGGTTATAATTTTGAGACGCATAATACAGAAAGAAAATTAATTGACATGGAAGGGATACCTTTAGTATTTTTTCCAAAAGAAAATGGTAGTGAAGAAGCTTATAAAGATAGAATAAATTATAGTAATGCAGCAAAATTCCATAAGGCACGAAAGTTTAAACAAGCAAGTATTAGTAAAACGGAAAAAGAATATGTAGTCATTGATATTGAAACGGATGGATTAAATTATCGAAACAATAATATTATTGAAATTGGTGCTATAAAAGTAAAAGGTGAGCAATTGTATTATTTTCAAAGATTTATTAAAACTGAAACTAAAATTCCTGATAATATCAAGGCATTAACTGGTATAACTACTGAAATGTTAAACAATGATGGTGTTGAAATATCTGTTGCCGTAGATGAGCTGTTAACCTTTATAGGGAAGCATACATTGGTTGGATATAATATAGGATTTGATATTTCCTTTATTAATAAGTATTTGAAACAAAATAAGAAATCCCCACTTGATAATCATTACCTAGATCTTAAAAGTATGATTAAAAAGGAAAATCCTTTTTTGGAAAGCTATTCATTACAAAATGTGTTAAATAAATACGGCTTTGATGAAACCGTTCCGCACAGAGCTTTAGAGGATGCGAAATTAATCAACCGTTTTATTCAGAAACTAAATGGATTTTTAAAGTACATCAAGTGA
- the cas1e gene encoding type I-E CRISPR-associated endonuclease Cas1: MNQMGAKKADLIELPRIGDRVSFLYLEHAKINRQDSAITVIDSKGIVKIPAAMIGLLMLGPGTEITHRAVELIGDSGTSLIWVGERGVRHYATGGPLAHSTKMLEKQAKLVSNTRSRLLVARKMYQMRFPNEDVTGDTMQQLRGKEGARVRRIYREQAKKYKVNWNGREYNPDKFEDGTPVNQALSSANVSLYGLVHNIISALGLSAGLGFVHTGHDRSFVYDVADLYKAEFTIPLAFEIASQKDIENKDIGKETRLRMRDSFFDGRLIKRIVKDIHYLLELDSEEQFEVDTINLWDDKDRLLPYGFNYSQRD, translated from the coding sequence ATGAATCAAATGGGTGCAAAGAAAGCTGACTTGATAGAACTTCCCCGAATCGGTGATAGGGTTAGTTTTCTATATTTAGAACATGCAAAAATTAATAGACAAGATAGTGCCATTACAGTCATTGATTCTAAAGGAATTGTTAAAATTCCAGCAGCAATGATTGGATTACTAATGTTAGGGCCAGGTACTGAAATTACGCATCGCGCTGTTGAATTAATAGGAGATTCTGGAACTAGTTTGATTTGGGTAGGCGAAAGGGGCGTAAGACACTATGCTACTGGAGGACCCTTGGCGCATTCAACGAAAATGTTAGAGAAACAAGCTAAATTAGTGTCAAATACTCGGAGTCGTCTATTGGTCGCAAGAAAGATGTATCAAATGAGATTTCCTAACGAAGATGTTACTGGTGACACTATGCAACAGTTAAGGGGTAAAGAAGGAGCTCGAGTTAGACGAATCTATAGAGAACAAGCTAAAAAATATAAAGTGAATTGGAATGGAAGAGAATATAATCCTGATAAGTTTGAAGATGGAACACCTGTTAATCAGGCTTTGTCTTCGGCGAACGTTTCGTTATACGGGTTAGTCCATAATATCATTTCAGCATTAGGATTATCCGCCGGACTAGGATTCGTTCATACGGGGCATGATCGTTCTTTTGTTTATGATGTAGCGGATCTTTATAAAGCTGAATTCACTATTCCACTTGCATTTGAAATTGCGAGTCAGAAAGACATTGAAAATAAAGATATTGGAAAAGAAACTCGCTTAAGAATGAGAGATAGTTTTTTCGATGGAAGATTGATTAAAAGGATCGTAAAAGATATTCATTATCTTTTGGAACTAGACAGTGAGGAACAATTTGAGGTAGATACGATAAATCTTTGGGACGACAAAGATAGATTACTTCCATACGGATTTAATTATAGTCAGAGGGATTAA
- the cas6e gene encoding type I-E CRISPR-associated protein Cas6/Cse3/CasE, with the protein MYLSRVEIDTNNRYKIRDLDHVGAYHNWVEQSFPSEWDQDIRTRKLWRIDNLHGKNYLLVLSSTEPDLKKLEQYGVSGSAESKDYALFINQLYNGLAGDFRVVLNPVVSKKAESLTRGRVMPYLSNEQQIKFLEDRSEKNGFKLNYVKIVKRELVPFKKHQQKTINLSKVTYEGNLTITDIDKFKNVLLNGFGKKKAYGFGLLTIIPEG; encoded by the coding sequence ATGTATTTATCACGAGTAGAAATAGATACAAATAATCGATATAAGATTAGGGACTTAGATCATGTTGGAGCATACCATAATTGGGTGGAACAAAGTTTTCCTTCAGAATGGGATCAGGATATCAGGACTCGAAAATTATGGAGAATTGATAATTTGCACGGTAAAAATTATTTATTAGTACTAAGTTCTACGGAGCCGGATTTAAAAAAACTAGAGCAGTATGGAGTCAGTGGTTCTGCAGAAAGTAAAGATTATGCATTGTTTATCAATCAATTATATAACGGTCTTGCAGGAGATTTTAGAGTAGTGCTAAATCCTGTTGTTTCAAAAAAAGCTGAAAGTTTAACTAGAGGTAGGGTGATGCCATACCTTTCGAATGAACAACAAATAAAATTTTTAGAAGATCGTTCAGAAAAAAATGGATTTAAACTTAATTATGTAAAAATTGTAAAACGGGAACTTGTCCCTTTTAAGAAGCACCAACAAAAAACGATAAATTTAAGTAAAGTAACCTATGAGGGGAATTTAACGATTACTGATATAGATAAATTTAAGAATGTTTTATTGAATGGATTTGGAAAAAAGAAAGCGTATGGTTTTGGTTTGTTAACAATAATTCCAGAGGGATGA
- the cas5e gene encoding type I-E CRISPR-associated protein Cas5/CasD, protein MKTIILKLSGPMQSYGTDSHFETRKTDFYPSKSAIVGLLGACMGLRRSDEKISELNDLNFAVRVDQPGKLLKDYHTAQSNKKNGEFERTYVTNRYYLEDAIFIVALGSEDEKLIETLSTALQNPYFQPYLGRRSLPINADYFWGVKDQEIIAAIKSIPWQAVDNYKKNGTRKIPIYCDSNLIESNRKTLRKDRVLSFDQKNRRFTFRYESFFEIEISDPEATTTHDIFGALEQSVSTGVQN, encoded by the coding sequence TTGAAGACAATAATTTTAAAATTGAGTGGACCGATGCAGTCCTATGGAACAGATTCACATTTTGAGACAAGGAAAACGGATTTTTATCCATCTAAGAGTGCTATAGTAGGGCTATTGGGAGCATGTATGGGACTGAGAAGAAGTGATGAAAAAATAAGTGAATTAAATGATTTGAATTTTGCTGTTCGTGTGGATCAACCAGGTAAGCTGCTAAAGGATTATCACACTGCTCAATCAAATAAAAAAAATGGCGAATTTGAACGAACATATGTCACCAATCGTTATTATTTGGAGGATGCAATTTTTATTGTCGCTTTAGGTAGTGAAGATGAAAAATTAATTGAAACACTTTCAACCGCATTGCAAAATCCGTATTTCCAACCCTACTTAGGAAGAAGATCTTTACCAATTAATGCGGATTATTTTTGGGGTGTCAAGGACCAAGAAATAATAGCGGCCATTAAATCGATACCATGGCAAGCTGTGGATAACTATAAAAAGAATGGAACTCGCAAAATTCCAATCTATTGTGATTCAAATTTAATAGAAAGCAATCGTAAAACGTTGAGAAAAGACCGGGTGTTGTCGTTTGATCAAAAAAATAGAAGATTTACATTTCGATATGAATCTTTCTTTGAAATTGAAATTTCTGATCCAGAAGCAACAACAACACATGATATTTTCGGTGCTTTAGAACAAAGTGTGAGCACAGGTGTTCAGAATTGA
- the casB gene encoding type I-E CRISPR-associated protein Cse2/CasB translates to MKNSKPTVFGTTYKILCKLTADLDVSNNKATIANLRNSIGKPLSQSVNIFPLIFDNFPHEFLGKNNDLTCEEKAILNTLQLFALYQQGNSESAFNCNRDSEFPINMGSSLSVLRIGDDVKAVDCRFNAMITAGTYEELIYHLRQMIKLLKSKTKLKKDVHINFPTLSNDLYWYLRGAEEQIRLKWAKTYYSMKAQAEGDNNND, encoded by the coding sequence ATGAAAAATAGCAAGCCAACGGTATTTGGAACGACATATAAAATTCTATGTAAATTGACAGCAGATTTGGATGTGTCGAATAATAAAGCTACCATTGCTAACCTAAGAAATTCGATAGGTAAACCATTGAGTCAATCAGTTAACATATTTCCTTTGATATTTGATAATTTTCCTCATGAATTTTTAGGTAAAAATAATGATTTAACATGCGAAGAAAAAGCAATTTTAAATACCTTACAATTGTTTGCATTATATCAGCAAGGTAATTCCGAAAGTGCTTTTAATTGCAATCGAGATAGTGAATTTCCAATAAATATGGGGAGTAGTTTAAGTGTTTTAAGAATAGGAGATGATGTAAAAGCTGTTGATTGCAGATTTAATGCGATGATTACCGCAGGAACATACGAGGAATTAATTTATCATTTAAGACAAATGATTAAATTATTAAAGTCAAAGACTAAGTTAAAGAAAGATGTTCATATTAACTTTCCAACCTTGTCAAATGATTTGTATTGGTATTTACGAGGTGCTGAAGAACAAATTAGACTAAAATGGGCGAAAACATACTACAGTATGAAAGCACAAGCAGAAGGAGACAATAATAATGACTAA
- a CDS encoding type I-E CRISPR-associated protein Cse1/CasA: MGRFNLTSEPWISVIVNEQGESKLVSLKELFANAHHYIELGGDTKTQDFAVLRVLLSVLHTVFSRFDATGSAYDYFRMDEKFLPESEIVDSIEYEECLMETWQELWNQGYFPEIVIKYLEKWESRFYLFDEEYPFFQVTASDISEDKISKSKASSVSGKNINRLISESNNKVALFSPKFDQKNNKEILAADEIARWLITFQGYTGLSDKVIFGKDKYKASKGWLFDLGGLYLAGSNLFETLMLNLFLLHPERNIVMKHQKPSWEFSAEEKMKAISSIIPIDNLAELYTSWSRAIYIDPQTNIKKPFSFEIVKLPDLLHEDHFIEPMTVWKYNTVGDAKDRYTPKKHQLNQSMWRNFGLIALPTEEKQNQHQPGIIQWLNLIKNRIGSYQLSIIGISMKDDANATSWVPVDEIYDQLTISNLILTDIQENQWVTQIYDAVEKTKKVINFTYRSFLQDINEIRHSNNNGFIDEKVMELFYYIDQPFREWLLSIKVDDAKEAKVFEWYQSLYKLIREIASSLLENASIRDYTGVVVGEKPNESIKNIATAHNKFMYFLKKDLEVEQNEK; this comes from the coding sequence TTGGGAAGATTTAATTTAACAAGTGAACCATGGATTTCCGTGATCGTTAATGAGCAAGGTGAAAGTAAATTAGTTTCATTAAAAGAACTTTTCGCCAATGCTCATCATTATATTGAATTGGGGGGCGATACGAAAACTCAGGATTTTGCGGTTTTGAGAGTACTTTTATCAGTGTTACACACTGTTTTTTCTCGATTCGATGCTACTGGATCAGCGTATGATTACTTCAGAATGGATGAGAAGTTTCTGCCAGAGTCAGAGATAGTTGATAGCATAGAATATGAGGAGTGTTTAATGGAAACGTGGCAAGAATTGTGGAATCAAGGCTATTTTCCTGAAATTGTTATAAAGTACCTTGAGAAATGGGAAAGTCGTTTTTATTTGTTCGATGAAGAATACCCTTTTTTTCAAGTGACGGCAAGTGATATCAGCGAAGATAAAATTAGTAAATCAAAAGCCAGCTCAGTTTCAGGGAAAAATATCAATCGTTTAATTTCTGAGAGCAATAACAAAGTCGCTTTGTTTTCTCCAAAATTTGATCAAAAAAACAATAAAGAGATATTAGCGGCAGATGAAATTGCTAGATGGTTAATCACATTCCAAGGATATACAGGGTTATCGGATAAGGTGATTTTTGGCAAAGATAAATACAAAGCATCAAAGGGGTGGCTTTTTGATTTAGGGGGATTGTATTTAGCGGGTAGTAATTTATTTGAAACGTTAATGTTGAACTTGTTTTTATTGCATCCAGAAAGAAATATTGTCATGAAACATCAGAAGCCATCTTGGGAATTTTCTGCGGAAGAAAAAATGAAGGCTATTTCATCAATCATTCCGATTGATAATTTAGCTGAATTATATACGTCATGGAGTCGTGCCATCTATATTGATCCTCAGACGAATATTAAAAAACCATTTTCGTTTGAAATAGTAAAGTTACCTGATTTACTTCATGAGGACCATTTTATTGAACCAATGACGGTATGGAAATATAATACGGTAGGCGATGCGAAAGATAGATATACCCCCAAAAAACATCAATTAAATCAATCAATGTGGAGAAATTTTGGACTTATTGCTTTGCCGACAGAAGAAAAACAGAATCAACATCAGCCAGGAATCATTCAATGGCTTAATTTAATAAAAAATAGAATTGGTTCATATCAACTATCTATAATCGGAATTAGTATGAAAGATGACGCCAATGCTACGTCATGGGTTCCGGTCGATGAAATTTATGATCAATTAACCATCAGCAACTTAATTTTGACAGATATTCAAGAAAATCAGTGGGTGACGCAAATCTATGATGCGGTAGAGAAAACGAAAAAAGTAATCAACTTTACTTATCGTTCATTTTTGCAAGATATCAATGAAATACGGCATTCGAATAATAATGGATTTATAGATGAAAAAGTGATGGAACTATTTTATTATATTGATCAACCCTTTAGGGAATGGCTATTGAGTATTAAAGTAGATGACGCTAAAGAGGCTAAGGTATTTGAATGGTATCAGTCGCTGTATAAATTAATCAGAGAAATAGCTAGTTCATTATTGGAGAATGCGAGTATAAGAGATTATACGGGAGTGGTTGTTGGAGAAAAACCTAATGAATCAATAAAAAATATAGCAACAGCGCATAATAAATTCATGTATTTTCTAAAAAAAGACTTGGAGGTGGAGCAAAATGAAAAATAG
- the cas7e gene encoding type I-E CRISPR-associated protein Cas7/Cse4/CasC: MTNNRLFLDIHAIQSVPPSNINRDDTGSPKTAEYGGARRARVSSQSWKRAMRRYFNENSEQANLGKRTVEIVQFVSDKIREIDPTIDFERSMEMAEEVVSNAGIKTKNQKTKALFFIGNEQGRKLAEAAINNIDDKKILTEILKDNPAIDIALFGRMVATDASLNEDASSQVAHAISTHAVQTEFDFYTAVDDLRPDDKAGAGMLGTIEYNSSTLYRYANVSVHELLNQLKDKESVINTLTLFVEAFTNSMPKGYVNSFANQTLPKAVLVILRNDRPVNLVGAFEKPIRSKEGYVNKSIERMFRENKKVEKFVNQPVKAFYLKIEDNGFDETGLSIVDSIAEMKEMLELELKNIIPELGD; this comes from the coding sequence ATGACTAATAATAGACTTTTTTTAGATATTCATGCAATCCAATCCGTTCCCCCTTCAAATATTAACAGAGATGATACAGGAAGTCCTAAAACAGCTGAATATGGTGGGGCCAGACGAGCAAGAGTCAGTTCACAATCTTGGAAACGAGCGATGAGAAGATATTTTAATGAAAATAGTGAACAAGCTAATTTAGGGAAACGGACAGTAGAAATTGTTCAATTTGTATCCGATAAAATACGTGAAATTGATCCAACGATTGATTTTGAGCGTTCAATGGAAATGGCAGAAGAAGTCGTATCAAATGCCGGAATAAAAACGAAGAATCAAAAAACAAAAGCGTTATTCTTTATTGGGAATGAGCAAGGAAGAAAGTTAGCCGAGGCAGCAATCAATAATATTGATGATAAAAAGATCTTAACTGAAATTTTAAAAGATAATCCTGCAATTGATATTGCGTTATTTGGTCGAATGGTTGCAACAGATGCATCATTAAATGAAGATGCCTCTTCTCAAGTTGCGCATGCCATTTCTACGCATGCTGTTCAAACAGAGTTTGATTTCTATACAGCAGTTGATGATTTACGACCAGATGACAAAGCAGGTGCAGGAATGTTAGGAACGATTGAATATAATTCATCTACCCTATATCGATATGCGAATGTTTCGGTGCATGAGTTGTTGAATCAATTAAAAGATAAAGAATCAGTCATAAATACGTTGACATTATTTGTAGAAGCATTTACTAATTCAATGCCAAAAGGTTATGTCAATAGTTTTGCTAATCAAACATTGCCTAAAGCGGTATTAGTCATTTTAAGAAATGATCGACCCGTTAATTTGGTAGGCGCTTTTGAAAAGCCTATTCGCTCAAAAGAAGGATATGTAAACAAATCAATTGAGCGTATGTTCAGAGAAAATAAAAAGGTTGAAAAATTTGTTAATCAACCAGTTAAGGCATTCTATTTAAAAATTGAAGATAATGGTTTTGATGAGACTGGATTAAGTATAGTTGATTCAATAGCTGAAATGAAAGAAATGCTAGAATTAGAATTAAAAAATATTATCCCTGAATTAGGTGATTAG